A stretch of Microtus pennsylvanicus isolate mMicPen1 chromosome 5, mMicPen1.hap1, whole genome shotgun sequence DNA encodes these proteins:
- the Ctf1 gene encoding cardiotrophin-1 isoform X2, with amino-acid sequence MPPLCCPGEDSQDDSPISFLPHLEAKIRQTHNLARLLTKYSEQLLEEYVQQQGDPFGLPGFSPPRISLAGLSGPAPSHAGLPLSERLRLDAAALGALPALLDAVRRHQAELNPRAPRLLRSLEDAARQARALGAALETVLAALGAAARGPGAEPAATTTLSTANGAPGVFSAKLLGLHVCGLYGEWVSRTEGDLSQLVPGGVA; translated from the exons atgcctcctttaTGCTGCCCTGGAG AAGATTCCCAGGATGACTCCCCaatctccttccttccccatttGGAGGCCAAGATCCGCCAGACACACAACCTTGCACGCCTCCTCACCAAATACTCAGAACAACTGCTGGAGGAATAC GTACAGCAGCAGGGAGACCCCTTTGGGCTGCCGGGCTTCTCACCACCGCGGATTTCCCTGGCCGGCCTGAGCGGCCCGGCGCCGAGCCACGCGGGGCTACCGCTGTCCGAGCGGCTGCGTCTGGACGCGGCCGCCTTGGGTGCGCTCCCCGCGCTGTTGGATGCTGTGCGCCGCCACCAGGCGGAGCTGAACCCGCGTGCCCCGCGCCTGCTGCGGAGCTTGGAGGACGCGGCGCGCCAGGCTCGCGCCCTGGGAGCCGCGCTGGAGACGGTGTTGGCCGCTCTGGGCGCAGCAGCCCGCGGGCCCGGAGCTGAgcccgccgccaccaccaccctttcCACCGCCAACGGCGCTCCGGGCGTCTTCTCAGCCAAGCTGCTTGGGCTCCACGTGTGCGGCCTCTATGGCGAGTGGGTGAGCCGCACCGAGGGCGACCTGAGCCAGCTGGTGCCTGGAGGCGTCGCCTGA
- the Ctf1 gene encoding cardiotrophin-1 isoform X1: protein MSQREGSLEDSQDDSPISFLPHLEAKIRQTHNLARLLTKYSEQLLEEYVQQQGDPFGLPGFSPPRISLAGLSGPAPSHAGLPLSERLRLDAAALGALPALLDAVRRHQAELNPRAPRLLRSLEDAARQARALGAALETVLAALGAAARGPGAEPAATTTLSTANGAPGVFSAKLLGLHVCGLYGEWVSRTEGDLSQLVPGGVA from the exons ATGAGCCAGAGGGAGGGAAGTTTGG AAGATTCCCAGGATGACTCCCCaatctccttccttccccatttGGAGGCCAAGATCCGCCAGACACACAACCTTGCACGCCTCCTCACCAAATACTCAGAACAACTGCTGGAGGAATAC GTACAGCAGCAGGGAGACCCCTTTGGGCTGCCGGGCTTCTCACCACCGCGGATTTCCCTGGCCGGCCTGAGCGGCCCGGCGCCGAGCCACGCGGGGCTACCGCTGTCCGAGCGGCTGCGTCTGGACGCGGCCGCCTTGGGTGCGCTCCCCGCGCTGTTGGATGCTGTGCGCCGCCACCAGGCGGAGCTGAACCCGCGTGCCCCGCGCCTGCTGCGGAGCTTGGAGGACGCGGCGCGCCAGGCTCGCGCCCTGGGAGCCGCGCTGGAGACGGTGTTGGCCGCTCTGGGCGCAGCAGCCCGCGGGCCCGGAGCTGAgcccgccgccaccaccaccctttcCACCGCCAACGGCGCTCCGGGCGTCTTCTCAGCCAAGCTGCTTGGGCTCCACGTGTGCGGCCTCTATGGCGAGTGGGTGAGCCGCACCGAGGGCGACCTGAGCCAGCTGGTGCCTGGAGGCGTCGCCTGA
- the Ctf1 gene encoding cardiotrophin-1 isoform X3, with the protein MEDSQDDSPISFLPHLEAKIRQTHNLARLLTKYSEQLLEEYVQQQGDPFGLPGFSPPRISLAGLSGPAPSHAGLPLSERLRLDAAALGALPALLDAVRRHQAELNPRAPRLLRSLEDAARQARALGAALETVLAALGAAARGPGAEPAATTTLSTANGAPGVFSAKLLGLHVCGLYGEWVSRTEGDLSQLVPGGVA; encoded by the exons ATGG AAGATTCCCAGGATGACTCCCCaatctccttccttccccatttGGAGGCCAAGATCCGCCAGACACACAACCTTGCACGCCTCCTCACCAAATACTCAGAACAACTGCTGGAGGAATAC GTACAGCAGCAGGGAGACCCCTTTGGGCTGCCGGGCTTCTCACCACCGCGGATTTCCCTGGCCGGCCTGAGCGGCCCGGCGCCGAGCCACGCGGGGCTACCGCTGTCCGAGCGGCTGCGTCTGGACGCGGCCGCCTTGGGTGCGCTCCCCGCGCTGTTGGATGCTGTGCGCCGCCACCAGGCGGAGCTGAACCCGCGTGCCCCGCGCCTGCTGCGGAGCTTGGAGGACGCGGCGCGCCAGGCTCGCGCCCTGGGAGCCGCGCTGGAGACGGTGTTGGCCGCTCTGGGCGCAGCAGCCCGCGGGCCCGGAGCTGAgcccgccgccaccaccaccctttcCACCGCCAACGGCGCTCCGGGCGTCTTCTCAGCCAAGCTGCTTGGGCTCCACGTGTGCGGCCTCTATGGCGAGTGGGTGAGCCGCACCGAGGGCGACCTGAGCCAGCTGGTGCCTGGAGGCGTCGCCTGA
- the Ctf1 gene encoding cardiotrophin-1 isoform X4 translates to MDSQDDSPISFLPHLEAKIRQTHNLARLLTKYSEQLLEEYVQQQGDPFGLPGFSPPRISLAGLSGPAPSHAGLPLSERLRLDAAALGALPALLDAVRRHQAELNPRAPRLLRSLEDAARQARALGAALETVLAALGAAARGPGAEPAATTTLSTANGAPGVFSAKLLGLHVCGLYGEWVSRTEGDLSQLVPGGVA, encoded by the exons ATGG ATTCCCAGGATGACTCCCCaatctccttccttccccatttGGAGGCCAAGATCCGCCAGACACACAACCTTGCACGCCTCCTCACCAAATACTCAGAACAACTGCTGGAGGAATAC GTACAGCAGCAGGGAGACCCCTTTGGGCTGCCGGGCTTCTCACCACCGCGGATTTCCCTGGCCGGCCTGAGCGGCCCGGCGCCGAGCCACGCGGGGCTACCGCTGTCCGAGCGGCTGCGTCTGGACGCGGCCGCCTTGGGTGCGCTCCCCGCGCTGTTGGATGCTGTGCGCCGCCACCAGGCGGAGCTGAACCCGCGTGCCCCGCGCCTGCTGCGGAGCTTGGAGGACGCGGCGCGCCAGGCTCGCGCCCTGGGAGCCGCGCTGGAGACGGTGTTGGCCGCTCTGGGCGCAGCAGCCCGCGGGCCCGGAGCTGAgcccgccgccaccaccaccctttcCACCGCCAACGGCGCTCCGGGCGTCTTCTCAGCCAAGCTGCTTGGGCTCCACGTGTGCGGCCTCTATGGCGAGTGGGTGAGCCGCACCGAGGGCGACCTGAGCCAGCTGGTGCCTGGAGGCGTCGCCTGA
- the LOC142851335 gene encoding cardiotrophin-2, with amino-acid sequence MWTLLCSVPAPLCLLSLLPSLSPAAPISPSEPISQAYSLALYMQKNTSTLLQTYLQYQGSPFSDPGFSAPELQLSSLPPAAVSFKIWHAMDDAERLRQAQGAFLALTQHLQLVGDDQSDLNPGSPILLAQLGAARLRAQGLLGNMAAIMTALGLPIPPEEDTLGLVPFGASAFERKCRGYIVTREYGHWTDRAVRDLALLKAKYPA; translated from the exons ATGTGGACTCTCTTGTGTTCTGTACCagctcccctctgcctcctgagcctgTTGCCATCCCTCAGTCCTGCAGCCCCCATCTCCCCATCAGAGCCCATCAGTCAAGCGTATAGCCTGGCTCTCTACATGCAGAAGAACACATCAACACTGCTGCAGACCTAT CTCCAGTACCAGGGCAGCCCCTTCAGTGACCCTGGCTTTTCAGCCCCGGAACTCCAGCTCAGTAGTCTGCCACCGGCTGCAGTCTCCTTCAAGATTTGGCACGCTATGGATGATGCAGAGCGGCTGAGGCAAGCCCAGGGAGCCTTCCTGGCCTTGACCCAGCACCTCCAGCTTGTGGGGGACGACCAGAGTGATTTAAATCCTGGCAGTCCCATTCTGCTGGCTCAGCTAGGAGCAGCAAGACTCAGGGCCCAAGGCCTACTGGGCAACATGGCTGCTATCATGACTGCCCTGGGGCTGCCCATCCCCCCAGAAGAGGATACTCTGGGACTTGTCCCTTTTGGGGCCTCGGCCTTTGAGAGGAAATGTCGAGGCTACATAGTGACCCGGGAATATGGTCACTGGACGGATCGGGCTGTGAGGGACTTGGCTCTACTCAAGGCTAAGTACCCAGCGTAG